Within Aliivibrio fischeri, the genomic segment ACAATGAATGCGGTTTCATAATCGGCAATATCGTTTATTTGAATGTCTGATATGTGTCGATTTGCTTCACCGTACCGATTAATTTTTAATTGAAATAATGCAGACAGTGCTCGTTGTGCTGCAATACACGGGATCCCACGTAGGCGTCCTTTTAATTTGGCGCTAACACGTTGCCATGCACTTTCTGGTGACCATTCTTGAAGGATGTCTTCAGAAGCTAAATATAAATCGCCCCAAGCGGCCATAGCTCGTTTACCTGCGGAATCAAATGCAGAGTTTGGTAGTAGATAAGCGTATTTAGTGAGTAGGTCAAAAGCGTCGTATTTTTCCCCTTTTGCAAGTAAAGACCAAACGAGTTTGCAAAAGCGAATGTATGAATAAGGGGAGAGTTCAAAGCCTCTTTTCCAAAATCGAGCGGCGATGCCAATATCATCTCTAGCAAAAGAAACTTCAGCTTTTAGATCAATTAACTGCAAGTTATCTTTATTTTTTTGTAGCAGACCATCGATGTGTTGGTTCGCTTGTTCATATTCTTTTTTAGCTAACAGTATTTCAGCATATTGAATATCCGCTTCGATAGATTCTTTGATAATTGAAAGTAAGGCTTTATTGACACTTAGTGCCTCTTGAAGACGGTTTACTTTAATTAGGCGTGATGCCAATTTCAGCATTGAATCTTTTAGGATCACTTTGTTGGGCGCTTGAAAGATTAAGGGTTTAACTCCGGCTAACCCATCTTTTGTATATGCGGCAATCATCCCAGTAGAAAATTGACGTTTAATCAAATCATGATTAATGACTTTAATAATTTCTTCTGGACGAATTGGTTTTTGAATGTATTTAGCCGGCATGTAATCACTGTATGCTAGCTCAATTTGCGGGTCTTCATTACCCGTGACGATATAAATAAGTGTGTTGTCTGTGATAAGACGCAGCAACTTAAGTTGCTCTAGCATTTGTAGACCTGTGCTACCGTGACCTAAATTATGATCAACGAATAACACATCAAATTTCTGACGTTTGCAGTTACCAACGGCTGCACCCGCTGTAGGGCAGCATGAAATATTGTTGGTTGGGACACCTATACGACTGAGTAATGCTCTAAGCGCATTTTGAATGACAGTGCTGTCGTCAATGATAAGAAATGAAGAAAGCTTAATTAATTTCATACAAGATTATAGGTGGTGATTAAACAATGGCAGAGTATAGCAACTGTATCAGTTAAAGATACGTTCAAACAAAGAGATAACGGGGTATTTTTTTGATCTTTATGCAAAAAAACGGCAGAAACATCTGCCATTTTAACGTTTTTTTAAATAAAAATGCAATTCAGTTACATTATAGAACCATTGCTGCAATCCATCCAAAGATAATTAGTGGCAGGTTATAATGCAAAAAGGTAGGTACAACGGTTTCCCAAACGTGTTCATGTTGGCCATCAGAGTTTAAGCCTGATGTTGGACCTAATGTTGAATCCGAGGCTGGAGAACCTGCATCACCAAGCGCTGCCGCAGTACCAACAAGTGCGATGGTTGCCATTGGAGAAAAGCCAAAAGCAATAGCAAGAGGGACATAGATAGTTGCAATGATTGGAATAGTTGAGAACGAAGAGCCGATTCCCATTGTAACTAATAGACCAACAATTAGCATAAGTAGGGCAGCTAGGGGTTTATTATCACCAATAGAGGTAGATAAAGCTTGAACTAGGGTTTCTACGCCACCTGTGGCTTTCATTACAGCGGCAAAGCCAGCAGCTGAAATCATAATAAAGCCAATCATTGCCATCATGTGAACACCACGAGTGAATACGTCTTGAGTTTCTTTCCAAGCAATCACACCACCAAAAGTAAACACCATGAAACCAGCAAGAGCACCAATGATCATTGAGCCAGCATATAACTGAACCGATAGGGCAGCAACGATAGCTAAAATAGAAATTTGGATATGACGTTTATTAAATGTAGGCTCTACTGATGTTGGGGCTAACTCAGAGTTATCAACTTCGGCATACGTTCTTGGCTTACGGTATGAAATAAATACGGCGATTAATAAACCGACAACCATGCCAAGTGCTGGTAAAGCCATTGCTAGTGGTACTTGGCTTGCAAGTACATCTAAATGGTTGTCATGTAGGTTTTTAAGCAGGATGTTATTTAAGAAGATACCGCCAAAACCGACAGGTAAAATCATATAAGGTGTCACTAAACCAAAAGTAAGAACACAAGCAACCAAACGACGATCAAGCTTTAGTTTATTAAAAACTTGAAGTAGTGGTGGGATCAAAATTGGAATAAAGGCAATATGAACTGGCACTACGTTTTGAGATGAAATCGTAACGAGAAGTATCAAGCATAATAGTAAATATTTTACACCGGTTGCGGCGTGGATATTGTCTTTACCATTTATACGTTTGATCACACTGTGAGCAAGCAAATCAGTAACGCCTGATTTTGAAATAGCAACTGCAAAAGCGCCAAGCATAGCGTAACTTAATGCAATAGTTGCACCGCCACCTAGGCCACCTTCGAAAGCTGAAATGGTTTCAGATAATGATAATCCACCTACTAATCCACCGATTAGTGCGCTAAATGTTAAGGCAACAACAACGTTAACTCTAAGCAAAGCAAGGATAAGCATAACTGAAACAGAAAGAATGATTGGATTCATTGTGTTTAGTTCCCTGTAAATTATTATGTAGTTAGCAATTAGCCAATTAATTATTATTAGTATCGTTTTCTGGTTCTGGCATTACAGGCCAGCCACCAAGATCTTTCCATTTATTCACAATACGACAGAATAGTTCTGCCGTCTTTTCTGTATCATAAAGAGCTGAGTGAGCTTCTTTACCATCAAAATCCATTCCTGCTGTTTTACACGCCTTTGCCAATACAGTTTGACCAAGTGCAAGGCCACTGATTGCCGCTGTATCAAAGGTGCAAAATGGATGGAAAGGAATGCGTTTTAATTTTGTTCGTGCCGCTGCTTCCATAACAAAGCTATGGTCAAAATGAGCGTTATGAGCAACCATTATTGCACGTTGGCAATCGTGTTGTTTTTGTTCTTTACGGACAAGTTTGAAGATTTCTTTTAATGCAACGTCTTCAGTGACAGCACCACGTAATGGGCTAAATGGGTCACGTATACCATTAAATTCAAGTGCTTCTTTTTCAATATTAGCACCTTCAAAAGGAGTGACATGGAAGTGGATGGTGGTAGCAGGTTTTAAATTACCTTGCTCATCCATAGCGAGAGTAACAGCACAAATCTCAAGTAATGCATCAGTTTTAGCATTAAAACCTGCTGTTTCAACATCAATAACTACAGGAAAATAGCCACGAAAACGGTTTTTTAATAAATTGTGTTGTTCTACTTCAGTCATCATTCGGTACGTAAGAAAATGTTATGACTATTATTGCAGATTATCCGTAGCATAAAAACTGTAAATAAGGTGTGATAGAGATATATTTATTAGTATCTAACTGAAATTGGCAAGTTGTAAGTAATTATTGGTCTAATTATTGCTTTATTAATAGCATCGTCAACGGCATGACCCATAGATTTAGGTATTATGAAAAAAATATTTGTTACATCTGCTTTATTAGTGAGCTCTTTGATTGCTACTCCTGTATTAGCAAATAAGAATTATGTCGCTAAGCCAGAGCAATCGAAGTGGACGATGTTAGAAAACTCGCCTTTAGAGTGTCGTTTGTCTCATAACATTCCTAATTATGGTAGTGCACAGTTTTCATCTTATGCAAATAAGAAGATGAATCTGGATTTTGAATTAAAAATGAACCGCCCAATGGGTGAAACTCGTGCTGTTAATCTTGTGTCTATGCCTGCTCGCTGGATGCCGGGTGATGGCGCGGAAAGTATGTTGAATTTAAAGTTCTTTAAACAATTTGATGGCTATGTTGGTGGTCCAACAGCTTGGTCTATGCTTGCTGAACTTGAAAGTGGTCGATTCCCAACATTTACTTATGCTGATTGGCAAAGTCCTAAGCAAATGATTGAAGTGGCGTTATCACCCGTTTTATTTCAAGAGCAATATAATGTGTTTAGTATGTGTATTGCTAACTTATTGCCATACAGTTTTGAAGACATCTCATTCACTATTTTGCATTTTGATAAAAACAGCGATGAATTAAATAAGGCATCAAAAAAGCGTTTGTCACAAATTGCTGATTTTATTAAATACACTAAAGATGTGGATTTAGTGTTGGTAGCAACTTATACCGACTCTAGTGGTGGTAAAAATGTGAACCAACAAGTGTCAGAAAGACGTGCGTTAAAATTACAAAATTACTTTGAGTCAATTGGTTTACCTGCTGATCGTATTCGTGTTCATTCGTATGGTGAACGTCGTCCAATTGCAGATAACGCAACACCGATTGGTAAGAATAAAAACCGTCGTGTTGTCATTTCTCTAGGACGAACAATTATCTAATTATTCGTTTTAACATCATCATAAAAAGACGCCTCATAGTAGGCGTCTTTTTTATTGTAATTTAAAACTGGCTATTAACTCACATTGAACTGTAGTATCAATATGTTGTATATGTCGAGCAATTGATGGGTTAGGGTGGCGCTTCATAAAATCCAATAATGCATTCTTGCAACAACCCAAATTATCAACGAAAGATTCACACTCACTATGTGGGCATTGAGGGACGAGTGTTAATATTTTTTCTGATGCGAGTTCAAGGTATTTTAATTCAAAACGACTGTCGTTTTGGCTTCTCCAAAACTGAGCCAGATTATGACAAGAAATAACGGATATGGTTATTTGGTCATTTAAACTGGCTTCATTTCTCTTTATCAGTTCTTCTGAAATAGCAAAGGCTTGCTGATAATGAAGAATGGTTCGCCATGGATCCTCATTCTTAAAAGCTTGTTCAGCTAATAATGTATGTTTTTCCCATAATTCAATCATAGTTAAGCCTCAATTAGTTTATTAAGAATTCCATTATCGAGATAAATCTAACTGAGAACTATTATCAATTAAAGTTTGATGTATAAAAAAACCTGCCTAGATCGCAGGTTTTTTACTGTAAAGTGGATTATAAGGTATTTTTTAACCTTCTAATCCCGCTGATGCACTGCTGTTTTGGATTAACTCAATCATGTAACCATCAGGATCTTTTACGAAAGCAATATGTGTTGAACCACCTTTTACAGGGCCTGCTTCACGCGTAACATTGCCTCCTGCAGCTTTAATGGCGTCACAAGTTGCATAGATATCATCAACACCAATAGCAATGTGACCAAAAGCAGTACCCATGTCGTATTCTTCTGTGCCCCAGTTATAGGTAAGTTCAATTACGGCACCTTGGGATTCATCACCATAGCCAAGAAAAGCCAGTGTGTATTTGTATTCTTCATTCGTATTTTGACGAAGAAGATCCATTCCCATTACTTTTGTATAAAATTCGATGGATTTATCTAAGTTACCCACGCGGATCATGGTATGTAAAATGCGTCCATTAGCCATTGTCTTACTCCTATTAATCTTCTGTTTTTTCTTTGAATTCACATAAATCTTCAATCATACAGCTACCACAACGAGGTTTGCGAGCTATACAAGTATAACGGCCATGTAAGATTAACCAATGATGAACATCTAACTTAAACTCTTTTGGAACTACTTTTAGTAGCTTCTTCTCTACATCATTAACCGTTTTACCCATGGCAAATTTAGTTCGATTAGATACTCGGTAAATATGTGTATCAACGGCAATAGTAGGCCAGCCAAATGCGGTATTTAATACGACATTTGCTGTTTTATGTCCAACACCTGGAAGCGCTTCTAATGCATCTTGGTCTTCAGGAATTTCTCCATCGTGCAAATCAATAAGCATACGGCAGGTCTTAATGACATTTTCTGCTTTCGTATTAAATAACCCGATGGTTTTTATATATGTTTTTAGTCCATCTACCCCTAAATCTAAAATGCTTTGTGGGGTATTTGCTACTGGATATAATTTTCTTGTTGCCTTGTTAACACTCACATCGGTTGCTTGCGCTGAAAGCAGTACAGCAATTAATAATTCAAATGGTGTTGACCACTCAAGTTCGGTTTGAGGATTGGGATTTTCTGAACGTAAGCGTTCTAAAATTTCTAAACGTTTTACATTATTCATACAGCAATTAAATCCTTTTCTTTTTCACGATATTTGAAGTTAACCTATGGTGTTACAGTTACGAAATACGAGCTCGCTCTATCTCTGCTTTTTCTTTAGGTTGACGATCGGCCATTTTCTTATCAATGACGTTTTTTAAAGCAATAAGAAATCCAACGCCAAGGAATGCACCTGGAGGTAGCATAGCCAGTAGGAAGTGGCTATCAACATGGAAAAGTTCAATTCTTAGCATAGTTGCCCAATCACCAAGCAGCAGATCGGCACCATCAAACAAAGTACCGTTACCAAGGATCTCACGCATTGCGCCGAGTAAAACCAAGACCGCTGTCATTCCCATACCCATCCATAATCCATCTAAAACGGCAGGAAGTGGGTCATTTTTTGAAGCAAATGATTCTGCTCGTCCAATGATAATGCAGTTGGTAACAATTAGAGGAATAAATATTCCAAGAGATAAATAAAGACCATAAGCATAGGCGTTCATCAGTAATTGCACACAAGTTACTAGTGAAGCGATGATCATTACGAATACAGGAATACGCACCTCTTGTGGTATCCACTGACGAACCAAAGAAACAATTAGGTTTGAGCCAACCAAAACTAGGATGGTAGCAATGCCTAAACCAAGTGCGTTAGTCACTGTGGCAGAAACAGCAAGTAAGGGACAAAGACCTAATAGTTGAACTAGGGCAGGGTTGTTATCCCATAAACCGTTTTTAATTAATTCTTTATGACTTGCCATTATTTTGTCTCACAATTTAATGGAAGAGTTTGCAGCTCTTCTTGATGTGTCTTATAGAACCAAACCGCTCTTTTTACGGCTTTAACTACCGCTCTTGGTGTGATTGTTGCGCCAGTAAATTGATCAAATTGGCCGCCATCTTTTTGTACAGCCCAATTTTTATCTTCTGCGTTTTCAACCGTTTTTCCTAAAAATCCGTCGACCCAGCGAGTTATTCGAATATCAATTTTATCACCTAGCCCTGGCGTTTCTTGGTGTGAAAGAACACGAACACCAGTGACCATTGCATCGGAATCAACTCCAACGATGATTTTAATGTTGCCACTGTATCCATCTGGCGCTATTGCTTCAATGGCTGCTCCAGAATGTTGGCCATTTAATGAGGCAAGGTAAATTGGCATCGCCTGTTTTGAGCCCAAAGCATCTTTATTTTTTACAAGAACACAAGCTTTATATAGTTCATTATCATGTTGCTCTTTAGGAACAACCTGATTGAGAACTGACAATAACTGCTGTTGTTGTTGATACGCAATTTGATCTTTAGTTAATGCATAAGTAATGGTAACTAGTGCGGTTGCTGCTATCGCAAACAGAGCCAAAACAAGGCTACTTTTTTTCATTGTGGTTAGCATTGTTTTATCCTTTAGTATGGCCGTAAGTTCTTGGTTTTGTGTAGTAATCAATTAATGGAACGCACATATTTGCTAATAAAACAGCAAAGGCGACACCATCAGGAAAACCACCCCAAGTTCGTATGATATAAACTAAAGCACCAATGAGAGCACCGTAATATAAACGCCCTTTTGGTGTGGTTGCAGCCGAAACAGGATCAGTAGCAATAAAGAATGCCCCTAGCATGGTTGCACCAGAAAACAGATTAAATAACGGCGATGTTGCTGTATCTGGTGAGAATAAAGCAAATACGCTGCTAATAATAAATAAGCTGACTAAAAAACTAACCGGTATATGCCAGTGAATTAGACGTTGTTGAAGAAGGAATAAACCACCTAATAAGAATCCAACGTTAACCCATAACCAACCTAAACCTGCGAAACCATTAAAAATAGGTAAGGAAAGTACTTCTGAGGTAGTAAGCCCTGATTTTAATCCTGTTTTGATCGTATCTAATGGCGTAGCCATTGTCATGCCATCAACATTCATCGTTAATTGATGAACAGAGAATCCATCTTGGCTTAATCCATGAAATATAAGCCACAGTGAATCAAGTAAGCTAATATTTTCTGTTAGCAGCTCTTTTACTGGTAGCCAAGTTGTCATTTGTACTGGGAATGAAATTAGTAAGACAACATAAGCAGCCATCGCTGGGTTAAATACGTTTTGTCCTAAACCACCGTATAAGTGTTTAGCGATAACGATAGCGAAAACAACACCGATAACGGTTACCCACCAAGGTGCGAGTGGTGGAATTGCTAATGCTAATAATAGACCAGTTAAGAGAGCGCTATTATCACTTAGATAGGGAGCAAGAGGTCTCTTTCTAAATTTTAAAATAATCGCTTCGGATGCAATTGCGGTAAAAATAGCAATAAGCACTTGTATGATATTACCCCAACCGAAGAAGTAGGTTTGTGCTAATAAGCCAGGAATAGTTGCAAGAGCAACCATCTTCATAATGTGTTTTGTGCTCTTTTTGCTATGAGCGTGGGGTGAGCTAGTGATAAAAAAGGCCACTGTTACTCTTCCTTCTTGTTATTTTCTTGTGCTGCTTTATGTGCTTTTGCACGAGCAATAGCGGCAGCGACGGCTGCTTTTTTTGGATCAGCAGATTTTTCAGTGTTTTGATTCTTCTCTTCAGAGGTCACTGGCGTTTCCGTTTTCTCTTCAGCCTGTGCTGCTTTGCGTGCTTTTGCACGAGCAATAGCGGCGGCGACGGCTGCTTTTTTCGGATCAGCAGATTCTTCAGTGTTTTGATTCTTCTCTTCAGAGGTCACTGGCGTTTCCGTTTTCTCTTCAGCCTGTGCTGCTTTGCGTGCTTTTGCACGAGCAATAGCGGCGGCGATGGCTGCTTTTTTCGGATCAGCAGATTCTTTAGTGTTTTGATTATTCTCTTCAGAGACTACTGACGTTTCTGTTTTCTCTTCAGCTTGTGCAGCTTTGCGTGCTTTTGCACGAGCAATAGCGGCAGCGACGGCTGCTTTTTTCGGATCAGCAGATTCTTCAGTGTTTTGATTATTATCTTCAGAGACTACTGACGTTTCTGTTTTCTCTTCAGCTTGTGCAGCTTTGCGTGCTTTTGCACGAGCAATAGCGGCAGCCACGGCATCTTTTTTCTCTGATTTGTCTGAATCAGTTGCTGTGGTTTCTTCCGCAAGTTTTGCTTTTCTTTCTCTTGCTTGCTGCTTACGCTCTTCACGTAGTTTAGCCATTTCAGAGTTATCTGGTACTGAAGTCTCCGATTTTGCTGCTTCTGCTTGTTTTGCTTTTGCGCGAGCAATTGCAGCAGCAACAGCCGGTTTTGGTGCAGCTACGCCAGATTCTTGAGCTGCTTTTTGTGCTTTGACACGAGCAATAGCTGCAACGATTGCATCATCACCACCTTTATTCTCTGTCTTCATCTCTTTGCGACGGTTTTCAGCGGCTTGTTTAAATTTATTTTCACGTTCAAGTTTATCGCGTTCCAAACGAGCATTTTTTTCTTCAAAACGTAATTTTGCTCGTTCTGCAGCTAATGCATCTTGCTTACGAGAATAAATTTCTGATTTGGCTTGGCGATAATATTGAACTAGCGGTATTTCACTTGGACAGACATAAGCACAGGCACCACACTCAATACAATCGTCAAGGTTATACTCATTACATTTGTCATAATCTTCTGATTTTGAGTACCAGTATAGCTGCTGAGGAAGTAACGATGTTGGGCAGGCATCAGCACAGCTACTGCATCGAATACAAGCCATTTCATGGTTGTACAGAGGCAGTTCTTTTTTATCTGGTGTGATAATACAGTTGGTAATTTTAGTAATTGGAACTTGCTGATGGGGTAAAGTAAAGCCCATTAATGAACCGCCCATGATGATTCGTGGGTGTTTCTTATCAGCTTTATAGCCAACTAATTCCATAAGGTAATCAATACAAGTACCTAGGCGAACCCACAGGTTACCTGGTGTTGACATGCTGTTACCTGTTAATGTGACGATTCGCTCAATAAGAGGTTCGGCATCGCAAATAGCGCGCTTTATGGCAAATACCGTTCCGACGTTTTGAACAATGACCCCAATATCTGTTGAACGGCCATTTGCAGGTACTTCTTGCCCTGTAATTATTTTTGTCAGTTGACGAGAACCACCAGATGGATATTTGGTTGGTATGACTCGAATAATGATATTGTCATGGTCAGTAACCGCTTGGTTAAGTGCTTTTACGGCTTCTGGTTTGTTATCTTCAATGGCAATGATACATACTTTTGGTGTCAGAATGTGTTGTAGGATCTTAATACCATCAATGATCTCTTCAGCATGCTCTCGCATTAAACGATCATCTGCAGTGATGTAGGGTTCACATTCAGCAGCGTTGATAATGAGCATTTCAGCTTTGCCAATACCACTTTGAATCTTACGGCTAGTAGGGAAACCAGCACCACCCATTCCTGATATACCAGATTGACGGATTCTCTCGATAAGATCGATGGGATCTACTGATGAAAAGTCATCAATTGGTGTACGATCTTCAATCCAACGATCTTCGCCATCCGATTCGATTACGATACACAGATCTGTTAATCCTGATGGATGAGCTACGGTGCGAGGCTCAATGGCGGTAATTCTTCCTGATGTTGGTGCGTGAACAGGAACACACATAGCAATATTGCCCTGTGTTAGAGGTTGGCCTTTTAGTACGACATCACCAACAGAGACAAGAATGTCACCTTTTCCACCAATGTGCTGTTTTAAAGGAAGAACAAGTTGAGAAGGGATCCCCGCTTGTTGAATTGCAGCTTGATTAGAGATTGTTTTATTTTCTTCAGGATGAATACCACCGTGAAAGTCCCACAGTTGGCCTTGTTTAATTTGTTCGATAATGGACAACATGTATTACAGCTCCGATGATTTAGAAGGTTGGTCTGTAGAAATATTTACAACAGGGATAGTGTTTAAATCCCATTTCCAATTATCAGGTGTTGTTTTTACAGGGATCATCTCAATACAGTCTGTTGGACATGGAGCGACACATAAATCACATCCAGTACATTCCGATTCAATAACGGTATGTAAGGCTTTTGTTCCGCCAACAATGGCATCAACAGGACAAGCCTGAATACATTTAGTACATCCAATACACATATCTTCATGAATAAAAGCGACTTTTTTAATGCTTTTTTCTTCATCGTGAGCAGAGCTAGGAACATCAACGCCCATTAGGTCTGCAAGTTTTTCGATCGTTGCCTGACCACCAGGAGGGCATTTATTTATCATATCGCCATTTGCGATAGCTTCAGCGTAGGGCTTACAGCCAGGGTAACCACATTGACCACATTGCGTCTGAGGAAGAATTGCATCGATTTGTTCGACAATAGGGTCGGACTCAACTTTAAATTTAATTGATGCAAACCCCAGTATTAAGCCAAATACTAGGGCAAGAGCAGCAATAGCTATAACAGCAATTAAGATTGAACTCATGTTTATAATTTCACTAAACCAGTAAAGCCCATAAAGGCTAAAGACATTAAACCTGCAGTGATCATCGCAATAGAAGCACCTTTAAAAGGTAAAGGTACATCGGCAGCAGCAATTCGTTCACGCATTGCAGAAAATAAGATAAG encodes:
- a CDS encoding response regulator, with product MKLIKLSSFLIIDDSTVIQNALRALLSRIGVPTNNISCCPTAGAAVGNCKRQKFDVLFVDHNLGHGSTGLQMLEQLKLLRLITDNTLIYIVTGNEDPQIELAYSDYMPAKYIQKPIRPEEIIKVINHDLIKRQFSTGMIAAYTKDGLAGVKPLIFQAPNKVILKDSMLKLASRLIKVNRLQEALSVNKALLSIIKESIEADIQYAEILLAKKEYEQANQHIDGLLQKNKDNLQLIDLKAEVSFARDDIGIAARFWKRGFELSPYSYIRFCKLVWSLLAKGEKYDAFDLLTKYAYLLPNSAFDSAGKRAMAAWGDLYLASEDILQEWSPESAWQRVSAKLKGRLRGIPCIAAQRALSALFQLKINRYGEANRHISDIQINDIADYETAFIVYLVYCEMKLDDEKAQLEEKWLTKLQKGTSTLTQLQTMAFIKQQKSSSSF
- a CDS encoding Na+/H+ antiporter family protein, which produces MNPIILSVSVMLILALLRVNVVVALTFSALIGGLVGGLSLSETISAFEGGLGGGATIALSYAMLGAFAVAISKSGVTDLLAHSVIKRINGKDNIHAATGVKYLLLCLILLVTISSQNVVPVHIAFIPILIPPLLQVFNKLKLDRRLVACVLTFGLVTPYMILPVGFGGIFLNNILLKNLHDNHLDVLASQVPLAMALPALGMVVGLLIAVFISYRKPRTYAEVDNSELAPTSVEPTFNKRHIQISILAIVAALSVQLYAGSMIIGALAGFMVFTFGGVIAWKETQDVFTRGVHMMAMIGFIMISAAGFAAVMKATGGVETLVQALSTSIGDNKPLAALLMLIVGLLVTMGIGSSFSTIPIIATIYVPLAIAFGFSPMATIALVGTAAALGDAGSPASDSTLGPTSGLNSDGQHEHVWETVVPTFLHYNLPLIIFGWIAAMVL
- the rnt gene encoding ribonuclease T, with protein sequence MTEVEQHNLLKNRFRGYFPVVIDVETAGFNAKTDALLEICAVTLAMDEQGNLKPATTIHFHVTPFEGANIEKEALEFNGIRDPFSPLRGAVTEDVALKEIFKLVRKEQKQHDCQRAIMVAHNAHFDHSFVMEAAARTKLKRIPFHPFCTFDTAAISGLALGQTVLAKACKTAGMDFDGKEAHSALYDTEKTAELFCRIVNKWKDLGGWPVMPEPENDTNNN
- a CDS encoding OmpA family protein; amino-acid sequence: MKKIFVTSALLVSSLIATPVLANKNYVAKPEQSKWTMLENSPLECRLSHNIPNYGSAQFSSYANKKMNLDFELKMNRPMGETRAVNLVSMPARWMPGDGAESMLNLKFFKQFDGYVGGPTAWSMLAELESGRFPTFTYADWQSPKQMIEVALSPVLFQEQYNVFSMCIANLLPYSFEDISFTILHFDKNSDELNKASKKRLSQIADFIKYTKDVDLVLVATYTDSSGGKNVNQQVSERRALKLQNYFESIGLPADRIRVHSYGERRPIADNATPIGKNKNRRVVISLGRTII
- a CDS encoding DUF2753 domain-containing protein, whose amino-acid sequence is MIELWEKHTLLAEQAFKNEDPWRTILHYQQAFAISEELIKRNEASLNDQITISVISCHNLAQFWRSQNDSRFELKYLELASEKILTLVPQCPHSECESFVDNLGCCKNALLDFMKRHPNPSIARHIQHIDTTVQCELIASFKLQ
- the gloA gene encoding lactoylglutathione lyase, whose translation is MANGRILHTMIRVGNLDKSIEFYTKVMGMDLLRQNTNEEYKYTLAFLGYGDESQGAVIELTYNWGTEEYDMGTAFGHIAIGVDDIYATCDAIKAAGGNVTREAGPVKGGSTHIAFVKDPDGYMIELIQNSSASAGLEG
- the nth gene encoding endonuclease III, producing MNNVKRLEILERLRSENPNPQTELEWSTPFELLIAVLLSAQATDVSVNKATRKLYPVANTPQSILDLGVDGLKTYIKTIGLFNTKAENVIKTCRMLIDLHDGEIPEDQDALEALPGVGHKTANVVLNTAFGWPTIAVDTHIYRVSNRTKFAMGKTVNDVEKKLLKVVPKEFKLDVHHWLILHGRYTCIARKPRCGSCMIEDLCEFKEKTED
- a CDS encoding electron transport complex subunit E, which translates into the protein MASHKELIKNGLWDNNPALVQLLGLCPLLAVSATVTNALGLGIATILVLVGSNLIVSLVRQWIPQEVRIPVFVMIIASLVTCVQLLMNAYAYGLYLSLGIFIPLIVTNCIIIGRAESFASKNDPLPAVLDGLWMGMGMTAVLVLLGAMREILGNGTLFDGADLLLGDWATMLRIELFHVDSHFLLAMLPPGAFLGVGFLIALKNVIDKKMADRQPKEKAEIERARIS
- the rsxG gene encoding electron transport complex subunit RsxG, with the protein product MLTTMKKSSLVLALFAIAATALVTITYALTKDQIAYQQQQQLLSVLNQVVPKEQHDNELYKACVLVKNKDALGSKQAMPIYLASLNGQHSGAAIEAIAPDGYSGNIKIIVGVDSDAMVTGVRVLSHQETPGLGDKIDIRITRWVDGFLGKTVENAEDKNWAVQKDGGQFDQFTGATITPRAVVKAVKRAVWFYKTHQEELQTLPLNCETK
- the rsxD gene encoding electron transport complex subunit RsxD, translating into MAFFITSSPHAHSKKSTKHIMKMVALATIPGLLAQTYFFGWGNIIQVLIAIFTAIASEAIILKFRKRPLAPYLSDNSALLTGLLLALAIPPLAPWWVTVIGVVFAIVIAKHLYGGLGQNVFNPAMAAYVVLLISFPVQMTTWLPVKELLTENISLLDSLWLIFHGLSQDGFSVHQLTMNVDGMTMATPLDTIKTGLKSGLTTSEVLSLPIFNGFAGLGWLWVNVGFLLGGLFLLQQRLIHWHIPVSFLVSLFIISSVFALFSPDTATSPLFNLFSGATMLGAFFIATDPVSAATTPKGRLYYGALIGALVYIIRTWGGFPDGVAFAVLLANMCVPLIDYYTKPRTYGHTKG
- the rsxC gene encoding electron transport complex subunit RsxC yields the protein MLSIIEQIKQGQLWDFHGGIHPEENKTISNQAAIQQAGIPSQLVLPLKQHIGGKGDILVSVGDVVLKGQPLTQGNIAMCVPVHAPTSGRITAIEPRTVAHPSGLTDLCIVIESDGEDRWIEDRTPIDDFSSVDPIDLIERIRQSGISGMGGAGFPTSRKIQSGIGKAEMLIINAAECEPYITADDRLMREHAEEIIDGIKILQHILTPKVCIIAIEDNKPEAVKALNQAVTDHDNIIIRVIPTKYPSGGSRQLTKIITGQEVPANGRSTDIGVIVQNVGTVFAIKRAICDAEPLIERIVTLTGNSMSTPGNLWVRLGTCIDYLMELVGYKADKKHPRIIMGGSLMGFTLPHQQVPITKITNCIITPDKKELPLYNHEMACIRCSSCADACPTSLLPQQLYWYSKSEDYDKCNEYNLDDCIECGACAYVCPSEIPLVQYYRQAKSEIYSRKQDALAAERAKLRFEEKNARLERDKLERENKFKQAAENRRKEMKTENKGGDDAIVAAIARVKAQKAAQESGVAAPKPAVAAAIARAKAKQAEAAKSETSVPDNSEMAKLREERKQQARERKAKLAEETTATDSDKSEKKDAVAAAIARAKARKAAQAEEKTETSVVSEDNNQNTEESADPKKAAVAAAIARAKARKAAQAEEKTETSVVSEENNQNTKESADPKKAAIAAAIARAKARKAAQAEEKTETPVTSEEKNQNTEESADPKKAAVAAAIARAKARKAAQAEEKTETPVTSEEKNQNTEKSADPKKAAVAAAIARAKAHKAAQENNKKEE